In Acomys russatus chromosome 16, mAcoRus1.1, whole genome shotgun sequence, the DNA window AACAAACCCCTGATGCAAAGGCCCcgctctctctgtttctttgtagGATTTCTTATCTGCTTTGGAGAACACAGAGCACCGCTTTGCTAGTGAGCTGCCTGGGAATGCTGCCCACCTGCCAGCGGTCTCGTCCAGACCACGGGAGACTCTGCAGGCACAATCCTCACTTCCCTTGCCATCATACCCGCTTTCTTCCAGCCCATTAGTCCCAGGACTCTGTCCCCCTACTCCCAGTGTGCCCCAGACCATCAGGGATCCACCTTGTGTGGGACCCATGTCCCCAAGACCTGTCTCGGTTTCTAGCAGCAGTGAGGGCAGTCAGCAAAGAAGGACCCTGACTGAAAACATACTCCAAGGGTCATCGGGACCCCAGCCCTCAGCCGCACACTCTGGCTTTATCTTTGAGAGCCGTTGTGAGGGCATTGGTGGCTTTGAAGCGCCTGAGCAAGATGAGTTTGACAGGGCCCTGGCAAGCATGGAGCTGGAGGGAGCTGCCTTGGAGCTAGACCTTGGAGTTGATGGTGGAGCCACCCAAATCCTGCCTGCTCAGCACCACAAGGGTCCAGTATTGGCGAAAAAGGCCCGAGTAGCTGATCTGAGTGCATCTTCCCAGAAGGGGGCCATTGTCCACTGTAGGAGTCCATGGCCTTCCTTGAGACCTGGAGCGGCAGGCAGCTTTCCTGTCCCAGCCGCCTCTGCAGTTTCAGCTTCTCGTCAAAGAGGCTCCGCCATTGCCGCACCTCAGCCTCTCCAAGTAGCTGGAAGGACCATTCAAAACACCCCCCAGACTCATTTGTGTGCTCAGCCGTTTCAGTCTCCCAGAGCTTGGCCAAGCGACAAACCCCGTTTTCCTGCACCTGAACGTCCCCACTGCAGCTCTTCCGTAGTCCGTCAGGGGCCCTGGCCCTCTCGAGCCCCAGGATCTTCTGTCAATTCCCCTGCCAGCACCCCGAGAAGTACTTCTGCCCCTTCTCCTCAGCCAGCTCTTCAGACACCTATAGTCACCAACCGCCTGGTCCAACTTGTCACCGCTACCAGCCGGATACCCCAGCAGCCCTCCTGCCCCTCCATGCGACCTAAAACCCGCCGATTCCCCGGCCCAGCAGGAGTCCTTCCTCACCAGGTGAGTGACCGGCTTTCCGGGACACTAGGATCCAGGGAAAGAAACAGTGGTCTAGACTTAGAATATCTCCTTTGCCAGAAGACAGGCAAGaagtggggagaaagggtttacaaggtctggagagatggctcaggcatcTGAGCTTGCAATCCTAACTCTGGTGAGATGAAAAGATTCCTGATGGTAGGATGTAGTGTGTTTtctcctagcacccaggaggcagaggcaggtggatctctgtgagttcgaggtcagcctggtctacaaagtgagttcaggacagccaaggctacacagaaaaaccctgtctcaaaacaaaaaggggcctggagagatggctcagaggttaggagcactggctgctcttccaaaggtcctgagttcaattcccagcaaccacatggtggctcacaaccatctataaagagatccagtgctctcttctgcacacatgcaggcagaataccgtataaataataaagctgggtggtggtggcgcacacctttaatgccagcactcaggaggtagaggcagacagatctctgtgagttcgaggtcagcctggtctacaaagtgagcccaggacagccaaggctacacagagagaccctgcttcgaaaaacaaaaaaaaaaaaaaaaaagaagaaggaggaagaaagaaagaaaatctacctATGCAACAGTGCTTGAGAGACATAACCTCGTGGTTTCAGTGTGCTTGTTGAGTGTCTATTTGCTATTAGCCAAGAGGTAGGTATTGGGCAGCTCATTTAGAACTGAGAAGGAGCTTGCAGCATAGTGGACCATGTAGGTGGGGACGATGAGTGATTATGTACAAAGGATGCACTGTGAGTAGGGGTGTCTCCCTGGCTCCTGGGGACACACCGGCTCTGCCTCACCTTGCTCAGTGGCTTTGGATAGGTGGCTAGGAGGATAAAGGTGAGCATGGAGACTGTGGGGCTTGGTCCAGCAATGGGAAGACAGAGGCTCAAGAGCAggtggagggtttttgtttttgttgttgttgtttttgttttttgttttttttttgtttttgtttttgttttgagacaggttttctctgtgtagccttggctgtcctagactcactttgtagaccaggctggcctcaaactcacagcgacctgtcttcctctgcctcccgagtgctggcattaaaggcgtgcgccaccacacttggttagGAGTGGGTGTTTTCAGAGGTCACAGAACACTTCACTGTGGCTGGCATTGGGGGCCTGACATGAGGAAGCCCCGGGGGTTGGACGAGAAGCAGTCCTGTGGAGTCTAGCAGTCGGTGGCGGTGGAGGGATACGGCCCCTCAAAGTAGTTTAGAGTTAGGACCCAGGTAACTAGGCCCTGGGGCTCTGTCTGGTCGCAGTGGGTATCTTCTCTTCTGCTGAGGGGATTGACACAATCCTTGCTGTTACAGAGGGCCCCAAGGGGTGCTCTGCTCTTTCCCGAGAACCCCCTCGATTTGGGTCACTGCCTCCTTCGGGTGGCGCTGGGCTTTGCTCCTGAACCAGCTCCGGTTTCCTTACATTCCTAAACTGATCCCCCAAGTGTCTTTTTTTAACTCCCAGTGAGGCTCTTGAGACTGTTAGCGGCGATGTAATATGTGCTAATTGCCCCTGATCGtttcctgaactcattatgtaacccAGACAAGCCGCTGTACTTGTAAATAACAGCTGCTGAGCTTGCTCTCACCTTCTCTCCCCTCTTAGCATAGCGGGGAGAATCTGGAGGAGATCATGGTTTCCACACCCCAGACACCGACTCACGGTGCTCTGGCTAAGTTCCAGACTGAGGTAACTTCCTTTATGTAAATCTTCACTTCTTGGGCAGCATTTGAAAGTGAGGGGCAAGCCGGGTGGTGGTcgccacctgtaatcccagcactcgggaggcagaggcaggtggatctctgtgagttcgaggctagcctggcctacaaagtgagtccaggacagccaaggctacacagagaaaccctgtctctggaaaaaaaaaaaaaggtgaggagCATCCTTGTATGCCTCAGGTGATACTGCTAGGCCTATACCAACGGGCAGGTGGAGAAAACAGCTGGGGGAGGCAGCAGCTTATGGACAGAGAGTGAGGCCACGGCCCAAGCTTCTCTTCCATCTGAGAACGATGGGCCCAGCTAGCTGCACCTTTCCCTAGGGATGAGAGTGTAATAAGTCTTATGAGATGGTATCTTGGGAACCCTCTTGGGTTTCTGGAAGCTGAGCTGGGAAGGATCCGCCCACATCTTGTCTTCAGGAGGTTCTCTTTCAGTGGGTAGGgccagcttccctccctcctggggCTCTAGTTGACTCACTGTCTTCAGACCCACCTTTGCTTTTATTCAATTCTCACCCTCTTACTTTTTGCTGCAGCTCCCCAGGGCTGCCCGTCCACTCCAGGTCCAAACCTGGCAGGAACGGTGTGGAGTCAAAGCAGGGGCATCAGATAAAATGTGACTGGATTTAAAATGGctatgataccctatgagccgaTAATTATACCCAGGAGCCCCTACTCCTAAAACTTGCAGACAATTACAAGACAGATGCATGGGGCTTGAGAGGTGGCTAGCAGTTAAGAGCCGTTGCGGCTTTTGTGGTGAATCTTTgtgcagctcccagcacccacaccaggtgccTCACACctgctgcctgcaactccagctgcaGGCAACCCAGCGCCCTCCCCAGGCCTTTCCAAgcatctgcatgcacatgtgtacatccactaaaacccacatacatacccgtaaaatcagtaaataaatctttataaagatAAGAGAATGGGTACCCTATTGCTTCACTGTAATTAGTGAAAGATGCAGGATGCAGCCACGTTTCACGTGCCACTTCCTGTTTGTTACGGTAATGCAGAGGCCCCCGGGGTCCCATCCCGttccgccaccccccccccccccccccccccccccccgggttccAGGGAATTCACTGTTTCTCTCCCGCCTGTCTGGCCTGCTCCAGTCAGGGATCCTTCTCAGGGCAGATCCACTAATGCAGgctcctctctgctctgctctgtgctaCCAGATTGTTACTAGTTCCCAGGGATCGGTGGAAGAAGATTTTGGGCGAGGGCCCTGGCTCAGCATGAAATCTTCTCTGAACCTGGACGAGAGAGACCCAATGTGCTTTCTCTATACCTACAGTATCGTGATGGTGATGCGCAAGGTAAGGGGCCTGAGATGGGAGACTACTGCCTGCTCCACCTCCAGAAGAGGCCATCTGCCACcgcttgccttttgttttgttttgctttgttttgcttttcaagacagggtttctctgtgtagccttggctgtcctgggctcactttgtagaccaggctgggctcgaactcacagagagccgcctgcctctgcctcccaagtgctgggattacaggtgtgcgccacggAGCCAGACAGGCATCTGCTACCTCTTACCCTAGTCCTGTCCCTGGAGGGCAGCTTGGATTGTACGTTTCTACCATATCACAGTTTTGAGCAGAGAGTCGGCCCACTTCCAGGTACCAAGTCGAGAAGTAGAGATTAAGCCCCCTGTCCGGCCCCCTGAGAGTTCCCTAGTGCTCTCTCGTGTACAGGCACACGTTGGTACATGCGTCAGCAGATCCTTGCCTGTGGCCTGCCAGCTTCGGCTTCTACAGGGAGCAGAGCATGCCCTTCCAGCCACCTTGGCCTGACACAAAGGAAGGCTGTCACCATCCGCGGGGCTGCCCGTGGGGAGTTCTGTGTGGGCATGGCAAGCTCAGTGAATGCCTTTCCTTGTAAGCAGGCAGCCCTCAAGCAGCTCCCCAAGAACAAGGTCCCCAACATGGCGGTGATGATCAAGTCCCTGACTCGGAGCACAATGGATGCCAGTGCGGTTTTTAAGGACCCCACAGGTAAGGAGTGGGTCCTGGGAGTGTCTTAGGAGTGACCTCCCTTCCCAGACAAGGGCTCAGACGCTTTGCcgtgcccttaacccctgaggTAGAGGCCTTGTGACCCCTGAGGTGGAGGCCTTGTGACCCCTGAGGTGGAGGCCTAGTGACCCCTGAGGTGGAGACCTAGTGAACCCTGAGGTGGAGGCCTTGTGGTTTTTTGCAGGAGAGATGCTGGGAACAGTGCACAGGGTACTTCTGGAGACACACCAAAATGAGCTGAAGCCCGGCTCGGTGCTGCTGCTGAAGCAGGTAGAGAGTTCCAGAAGGGACCTGCTGAGGGGGCTCCTCCCCAGTTTGGCCTTGCTtggctgcctgccttccctccatTGCCAACTAAGGAGAAGCCGGGCCCTGGTTTCCTGGAGCTGAGGGCAGGCCTCTGGCCAGCGAGCTGCTCCGCTCTTCATGGGTAATTCGGCATGGAGAGTTGTACTTGGCGTGCAAGTGGTTCTGTTGTGGCACAAACCTAAGGCAGGAGTGAATGCGTGAGCTTGGTACCAAGGacaggaagcaaagcaaagctgGCGCCTGATGGTCATCCCACAGCGCCCTGCTCCCTCCAGACACTGACCCCGTTTCCTAACTCCAGGTCGGAgtattctctccttccctcagaaACCACTACCTCAACGTGACGCCCAATAATCTGCTCCATATTTACAGCCCAGACTCTGGGGACAGGGACTTCCTCCAGCCACCTCAGCCCTTGCCCAAGGTaagagggacaggagagatggtgaCTGGCAGAGCTGTCCTGCCtggtttctctcatttctttctcatccctgaAGGCAAAGGTGTAAAGGAGACAGTTTCCCTGAGGTAAAGAGGTGCCTTTGGGAACAGGAGTCTCTCTGACGCCCGTTTCAGTCGCCTGCCAGCCGGCTGAGCAACAAtacctggaagagcagctggctTCCTGGTGATCCCTGGATGTCTGGTGGCAGGCTTGATCATCTGAGAAGTTAGCAGTCACTTGAGAACCAGGGTGAGGGCCCCCTGGGGGTGGTGGCAGAAGATGATAGAGGGTCGCATCTGCGCCAGGTGGCAACACAGAGAGCAGGGAGTACAAATGGCCTGTCAGGTGAGCTGTCCCTTGCTCTGAGGCTTCCCTCCTGGTCTCGGCCTCTGCTAGGCATGCACCGGAGTGTACCCCTTTAGGAACTAAGGCAAGCATTTGGTGTCTGTGGGAGCTGAAGCTAGCTCCAGGTGGTCTGCAGGGGCAAGTGCTGACTCCACCCTTAGCATCCTGGCCTGGAGGGGGCAGGAGACCTGGGTCTTGTCCAGGCTCTGCTAATGATGTTTACTATGCCCTTGTGCAAGCCCTGTGCTTTCTCCATTCTTGTACCATCTATAGAACAAATGTTGGGCTTGGCCTGCAGTCACTGTAAACATTTACCACTGATTTTCTATTAATATCTCCCCTTTTCCATGGACCCCGTTTTCTGCCTTCATAGCCATCTCACCTCTACCAACCTTCGCTTTTcttaaccctttccttcctttctctctctttttttggggggaacagggtttgagacagggtttctctgtgcagccctggctgtcctggattcactttgtagaccaggctggcctcaaactcacagcaatccacctgcctccgcctcccaaatgctggaattagaggcatgtgctaccaccagctgccttctgtctctctctctctctctctctctctctttaatgtaggattttttgtttgtttgcttggttttttttttgaggatttatttattttattttatgtgtatttttccaGCATGTATTTATATGCACCATGTCTGTGCTCAGAGCTtgcagaggtgagaagagggtgtcagatcgcttggaactggagctatatagatggttatgaagcaccgtgtgggtgctgggcctcaagctagatcctctggaagagcaacatgcgatcttaactgctgagccgacTCTGCGGCCCTCAGaacagcttgtttgtttttgtttgtttgtttgtttgtttgtttttcgagacaacatttctctgtgtagccttggctgtcctagactcactttgtttgctttttgttttttaagttttttttttttttttttttttttggtttttcaagacagggtttctctgtgtagccttggccatcctggacttactttgtagaccaggctggcctcgaactcacagcgatctgcctgcctctgcctcccgagtgctgggattaaaggcgtgtgccaccacacttggctataaGAGCTTATTTTTAACCCCAGGCTAACCTCTCACCACCCTGGTAAAGGGCCTCTTTAGGTGGTCCCTAAGTCATTAGACACTGATAGAACTGGGAAAGATCAGCCCAGAGCTGTTTGGGGTGTTAGGTGTTTGACTTCTCTCCCTCAACTTGGGCCTGGGTGACCCTGGGTGACCCTGGCTCCTGCCCCATTCTCTTACCATGTCCTTGTCATGAGGTCATCTGGGTAGAGGAGTTTCAGGGGTGTTGGCCACTGGTAACCACATCCACTGTCCTCAGGATCTAGAAAGCTCCTGTGGAAGCCTCCAGCCTGAGGTGGCTGCCGAGCCCACACAGGGCCTCAGAACAGTGCAGAACCCAGCAACGTCTCCTGAGGAAGAGCTCCCAGAGGCAGGTAAGGCACATGGCCCCTCAGCATGGGCGTCTGTCCTCACTCAGCTGTACTGTGTGGGCTGGCACAGCACTTTTCAAAATCAGAGGATGTCTCATTCAGCAAGACTGCCGCCTGCTTAGAGCTATCACACTGAGCGTGCTAGAAGCCCTGTGAAATGCGTGAGGCGTGGTCGGTAGCTCCCTCCATTTACTGGCAGGACCTCCAGCTGCAAGTGGGAACATCACCAACCCCTGGGTGCGCAGCACAGTCTGCATCCCATTTCCCATTTCAAGTCCTCATGAGCAGATCCTGGAAGCAGATTTTCCAGCCTGCCTGCACTCAGAGGCTCCCCAAGGAGTACCAGGAAGTCACACAAACCCGAGAGGCCTAGGTGGAGCTACCCTCAGGCGGGGCCCTCATAGTCCCAGCCACTTCCTTAGCTTTCAGAAATTCAGTCCTGCCCGGCCTGGAGAGGACTTATGGTCAGGGGCCTCACACTGACCACATTCACAGTACACCAGTATGTCTCTTCTAAAGGAGCCTGCCTCTGACCCCATTGCTTGTCAGAAGCTGCCAGTGGTCACAGCTCAAGTGAAGAGAGttggctgtggatacaggtgctCGTGTCACACCCCACCCTAAGGGGCTGCAGGTGGAAATGTACTTCCTGCTGTTCCTAAGTTCCCACCTTCACCCTGCTCCTCCCACATGGCCTTCTCCAGCCGGCTAGTCAGAGCACAGCTCCCACGAGGCAGCTTCTGGTTTTGTGAGATGGAATCTTCTATGTAGTCCTAGCCGGCCTGgcactcactgtgcagcccaagctggcgtcaaactcacagcagccctTCTGCCTTCGCCTCCAAGTGCAGGCATCAAAGGCaagccccaccatgcccagcccattgGGCAGCTTCTTCCTTGCTGTAAGCAAATGACAGCCCTACCTGCCCCGAATACAGTGCTGGGCACGTTGATTAAATTTTGAGTGCTCCCTAGTCTACCGtctccctttcctcccagcaGTGCTCATGCCAGACCTGGAGCTGGGCTCTTGGGTGTAGTTTACAGTCTGCCtccgacacccccccccccccgcgcccctgTCCTGGAAGTGGCATGTTCTACTTGGCAGCAGGTAGAGCCTGAGTGTGCTCACCTGGGGCAAGTCACTGCACCTCTTTACAGTTTGCTCCCTCAGTTAAGTGGGTTTGACCACAGCAGCCACCCTGAGCTGCCTCAAGAAAGGTTGCTGAGTGAGCACACGATCAGCATTCACTGCTCACAGAAAAGTGTAGCAGTCACTACTCCCGAGGTCAGTGGTGGCTCCAGCTTCCCATAAGCTTGTTGGAGTCAGTCCTCTGCTAGTTAGGTCTGGAATTAATGGCTgggccatcctgccagcccaggAATGGtcccttacatttctttttttttttttttttttttttgaggggaggggtgttctgtttttgtttgttttttccgaggcagggtttctctgtgtagccctggcccatcctggagctcgctctgtagaccgggctggcctcgaactcagagatttgcctgcttctgcctccagagagctgagattaaaggggtgcgccaccacgcctggctcctttcATTCTTCATGTCCACCCAGGCAATCCTGGGTTGGGGTGCTCTCCCCCCACTGTTAGCTGATAGCCCAGGTTGATGGATGAACTGTTGGTGGGGGAACACACATCCCCCATCCAATGAGAAAGCTGCAGTGGGGAAGCTCAGCATCCTCGCTCAACATTACCTATAGACAGAAGGGGAAAAGTCACTGAAGACCAGGATTCCCCACTCCTACTCAGATGGCCCAGGGATCGTATCCTGCCTTCTgctgtgcatgtgtttgtaggGAGCTAGGGAGAGTGCCCTGGAGGAGCCTTTCTGGCTGGGTAGCCAGGCCCAGGCCCTCCTCAAGAGCAGGCACTTCAGATCTGAGCTCTTTGGAATCGTGTGATTGTCACTGAgttccctcctgtcccctccctctgcaGATGACCTGGATGGACTCCTGAGTGAGCTCCCTGAAGACTTCttctgtgagcccagcacttAGAGCTGTCTCAAGACAGGTCATCCACATGAGCTGGCAGCCTTGCTGCCCCCAGTCAAGCTCTGGGTGCATCTGGTCAGGTCCAAGGGAGAGGAAGCCAGGGCATCCGGGGACTGCTCAAGCCCACGGTCCAGTGCCCGATCATGACCACCTTGGAAACCCCCATGTGATGGGCCAGATAGTGTGCTGCTGTGGCTTGACCACTTCCTTTGGCCTGGGCATCTCCGAAATCTGAGCAAGGCTCTGGCGCATCGTCCTCAGGCCACCATGATAAGTgtgatcctcccacctcatctTAACATTAGAGATTTCAGGCCTGGTTTCCTTGTCCCTTCATTCCTCAGTCCCCTGACAGCTGAGGAGCCACAACTGCAGCAAAAGTGACCTAAGGCCTGTAGCTGACGCACCCACAAAGGTGGTGGTGGAATGTAGGCTGTTGTACCTGATTCTGAAATAAagctcctcttcctcatctgccaccctccttcccacccctcctcccttctcctacAGGCAGCAGCAAAGCAGAGCAAGCCACAGACACTCAtgccagcgtgtgtgtgtgtgtgtgtgtgtgtgtgtgtgtgtgtgtgtgtgtacatatgtatacctCTGTCACCTCCTTCCCCAttgtctctcattttttttcttttttcttttttaattttattttattagttgggcatggtggcgcacacctctaatctcagcactctggaggcagaggctggtggatctctgtgagtttgaggtcagcctggtctacaaagagagttccaagatagctagggctacacagagaaaccctgggtgTTCTGCCAgactgtatgtctgtgcaccaacagtgtgcctagtgccctttgaggccagaagagagctttagatcccttgggactagagttacaaatggttgtgagctcccatatgaatttgaacccagggcctcttcaACAAGTGCTCATAACAACTGAGCCTCTCCACAGTCACTCatcctttcttttattcatgtgtttgaagGCACAcgtgtatggatatgtgtgtgtgtgtgtgtgtgttgtgtatagaccagaggaaaacaaaagaacaaaagcaaggcTGGGAAAATGACTCATGGGTAACGTGAGGACTTGGTGTGACGGCATGGCATCCACCCTGTGACCCCAGAGCCGCAGGCAGACCCAGGGCGCTCACTGCCTAGCAAGGCTGCCTAGGAACGGCAGGGTCAGAGAGAGACCCCTTCTCAAGGTATAAGGCAGAAAAGCAGCTAACGACTTCCccagcctgggaagatggctcagcacctaGGAGTGCCTATGGCTCAGTTTTCAGCGCCCACAACTCTGGATGGCCTTTACAAAAGATATCCCATATCCATATCTGCTCCCATACACG includes these proteins:
- the Hrob gene encoding homologous recombination OB-fold protein, whose product is MAEQMCSFQKLFAVEEEFEDEDFLSALENTEHRFASELPGNAAHLPAVSSRPRETLQAQSSLPLPSYPLSSSPLVPGLCPPTPSVPQTIRDPPCVGPMSPRPVSVSSSSEGSQQRRTLTENILQGSSGPQPSAAHSGFIFESRCEGIGGFEAPEQDEFDRALASMELEGAALELDLGVDGGATQILPAQHHKGPVLAKKARVADLSASSQKGAIVHCRSPWPSLRPGAAGSFPVPAASAVSASRQRGSAIAAPQPLQVAGRTIQNTPQTHLCAQPFQSPRAWPSDKPRFPAPERPHCSSSVVRQGPWPSRAPGSSVNSPASTPRSTSAPSPQPALQTPIVTNRLVQLVTATSRIPQQPSCPSMRPKTRRFPGPAGVLPHQHSGENLEEIMVSTPQTPTHGALAKFQTEIVTSSQGSVEEDFGRGPWLSMKSSLNLDERDPMCFLYTYSIVMVMRKAALKQLPKNKVPNMAVMIKSLTRSTMDASAVFKDPTGEMLGTVHRVLLETHQNELKPGSVLLLKQVGVFSPSLRNHYLNVTPNNLLHIYSPDSGDRDFLQPPQPLPKDLESSCGSLQPEVAAEPTQGLRTVQNPATSPEEELPEADDLDGLLSELPEDFFCEPST